In a genomic window of Fusarium verticillioides 7600 chromosome 11, whole genome shotgun sequence:
- a CDS encoding riboflavin biosynthesis protein RibD domain-containing protein, with the protein MSRLRYNVAASLDGFIASPDGSTPWIIEDPTIDFPALYSEFEYFIMGRKTYETMQSFGADNPLSERPKESVIVVSRTMTPDHFPDITVIRENVLDYIRHLKTNEGKDIWLMGGGHLAARCLEAHLVDTVEVAIMPTLLGTGIPLISSLPQEIKLQLLNSTSLGSGILMTQYKVIQSQ; encoded by the coding sequence ATGTCACGCCTTCGCTACAACGTCGCAGCAAGTCTAGATGGCTTCATCGCATCACCCGATGGTTCAACACCATGGATCATCGAAGATCCCACCATCGACTTCCCAGCACTGTACTCCGAATTCGAATACTTCATCATGGGCCGCAAGACATACGAGACCATGCAATCCTTTGGCGCTGACAATCCACTATCAGAACGCCCCAAAGAGTCAGTCATAGTAGTCAGCCGCACAATGACCCCGGACCACTTCCCAGATATTACAGTCATAAGAGAAAACGTGCTTGATTACATCAGACATCTCAAAACAAATGAGGGAAAGGATATCTGGCTTATGGGCGGAGGTCATCTCGCAGCCCGATGCCTAGAAGCTCACCTAGTGGACACCGTCGAAGTCGCGATAATGCCCACGCTTCTCGGCACCGGAATACCCCTAATCTCTTCCCTCCCACAGGAAATAAAGCTTCAGCTATTAAACAGCACCAGCCTCGGCAGTGGAATCCTCATGACTCAATACAAAGTCATCCAAAGCCAGTAA